The Lytechinus variegatus isolate NC3 chromosome 1, Lvar_3.0, whole genome shotgun sequence nucleotide sequence TTTCttactgatatttatgataCAGCAATAGTTTGAGGAATTCAATGTTTATAGTATATCGAGGccggaattgatatgatttgtaaTCGGGTCTGAGTACATAGTATACACTAgcgtcgtctgctacgtaaacttaatgagcgaatatgaccaaaattaaccattatgtttatgcaaattagaacactttcacctattcggattttctgggacttttagtatgtcttctatggacctcaaagaaatgttctgcattggaataaattctgttgcaatttgttccaagtgaaaagttaaaatgactGGACTATTAGGGCTAGTTCAATTGGCTCCCTCCCCCAGTTAACTACGGATTACATTTGATAACTTAGTTTTAGCATACAATCCATATGGACAAGCAATCATGGAAAGCATGACATTGACTTAGCTTAGCTTGACGTAGCCGAGAACTGATTAAGTGCTTCATAATCATATCCACAGCGCTGGCAACCATCCTAGATCCCACTTGTCGATGACGGCACGTTCCCATGTTGGGAACTGCCAAGTTTTACAACAACCTATCCAGTAATTCTCCAGATTTCAAGTTTATGATGTATCTCTGGCATTTGTGTGATCCAGAGACATAAAAATTGGAATGTTCATCTATAATGGGCATCTTTTGATTCCTATATTCTCTCCTAGGTAACTCTTTTTCAGCAACTGACTTACCCCCAGGCAATGTAGGGCTCCACCAACCTCAGCATCTGTAGGGTAGCCTTGTTGAGGCGGACAAAGACTCCATTGTGGATCTGTCGCAGGCGGAGCAGCTGGAGGACCTTGCGGACACGGGGGCTAACGCCATTGATACTTTAAAGAGAAACAGTTAGTGATATAAAGTTAGGATTCTATGAAGTTTTGACAACATACCATGAATTGTGAGAAATATAATTCATCATATTATAGTTATCAATACAGTGTGAGGACACTCACCCTCTGATCCGGATGACAAATGCCAGTCTGGGTTCATCTTCAACATAGTAGTTTCCATGCTTGCGAGCCTGGCGATGAAGACGTACAGCGTCACGCTCACGCTTCTTGTACTCCCTAATGTAGTCTTCTGCACGCTTGAAGATCACGCGTCTCTTCTTGGCATTCTCCTGTAAGTTAAAGATTTTTTAATCCTTAATTTAAAGCCTgtctttgattttctttaaatccCATTCCACTATTTCAATTCAAGACTAGATTATATGAACATGGATGCCCTGAAAAAGTTGATGTGAAGGATAACAAAAAGTTAAGCAATGATAGTAGAACATTGttctacaattgattccattggcttcaatgtacaatcaatcatagaatCAAGCATttgattaatcactaacctttgtgttacaggactcTAGATTTTGATCAGTGAcccaatcaaaatgaatattacttttttatataaaaccaCTTCGCTCCTATACATACAATGCAGCCCAAAAAATAGTGTTCTTGAGACTATAATGAAATTACAGATTTGGCAAACCAAGTTCATTAAGcctgaaaaatacaaaatataatatttcaccttCTTGGCAAGGAGGCGAGCTTGTGCCCTCTTAGCCTTCTCAGTTTGTCggttcttcctcttcttcagAAGGGATTCTGGTGCCGTTGGCAGCTTCTTAGGCGCACTGCAGGAAATGAAGATGAAACAAAGTTTATAAATACGAAGGGGCATCATAATTGgcccaaattttctttttacgCACCTCCTAATGGGAGGATCCAAACCATGCAAAAAATTACAAAGAAGAGACTACAGGATCTacacagtagaggcgcacgaccaatatgggagactgtcttccatgagagagattatctccaatatctgAGACTTTTATAAAGAATTTGGGGATCCAATTtcagacagtctccagtttgggagaccaattttctttgtttacatttgctgcaaaggaaaataaaaatgtgataagcagattcctcatgaaaaattaccccttttccaccatatactttaaaaattcaccctCTAGAcctctacttttgtttttataaaggatttttgttgtcattcaCACATTAAAACTAATGGGCTTCT carries:
- the LOC121416174 gene encoding 60S ribosomal protein L7-like; the protein is MADSAPKKLPTAPESLLKKRKNRQTEKAKRAQARLLAKKENAKKRRVIFKRAEDYIREYKKRERDAVRLHRQARKHGNYYVEDEPRLAFVIRIRGINGVSPRVRKVLQLLRLRQIHNGVFVRLNKATLQMLRLVEPYIAWGYPNLKSVRELIYKRGFAKVQNGSRIPITENAIIEGALGKLGIICVEDLIHEIFTVGPNFKQASNFLWPFKLSSPRNGYRKKGNHWVEGGDYGNREKFINDFIRRMN